Proteins found in one Rubripirellula tenax genomic segment:
- a CDS encoding dockerin type I domain-containing protein yields the protein GQVTALDALIGINFLGQTAASSELWGFSERQSSAFFYDVSGDGQVTALDSLRIINKLGRSSGQEAEVIAIAQQDSLSDRDDELDWVSDRPLQQDRLVDLALSNWRRE from the coding sequence ATGGACAGGTCACGGCGTTGGACGCCTTGATCGGAATCAACTTCCTCGGACAAACCGCTGCGTCGTCCGAACTGTGGGGTTTCTCAGAACGCCAGTCGTCGGCGTTCTTCTATGACGTCAGCGGTGACGGCCAAGTCACGGCCCTGGACAGCCTGCGAATCATCAACAAGCTGGGACGCTCGTCGGGCCAAGAAGCTGAAGTGATCGCCATTGCACAACAGGACTCGCTATCGGACCGCGACGATGAATTGGATTGGGTTTCCGATCGTCCACTGCAACAAGACCGCCTCGTTGATCTGGCGCTCAGTAACTGGCGTCGAGAATAA